From Mycolicibacterium nivoides, a single genomic window includes:
- a CDS encoding MFS transporter, translating to MTITDPRSAPPAKPSARTVALGSAVGTTIEWYDFYLYATAAALVFKPLFFPNISSTAGTLASFATYAAGFGARPLGALISGHYGDRLGRKVVLVAALVGMGLSTFAIGLLPTYAQIGLLAPVLLVGLRLLQGLAVGAEWGGAALLSVEHAPPGRRGLFGSFTQLGSPAGMLLSTAIFYVTRTVAGPEAFLAYGWRIPFLLSAVLVVIGLVIRLRLTDAEVFTEVRDRGEVARLPVLEVLRTQPRNVLITTGLRFSQIALFVLLTTYSLTYLQDSSSAGSQVGLTAVLIASAIGLVSTPAWAMLSDRIGRRPPYLFGAVAGVVALILFFVAAGTGSHIAIMLSIVFGVNIAHDAMYGPQAAWFGELFDTRVRYSGASLGYQIGAVLSGGFAPLIAAALLVAGGGTPWLIVGYFVVLTAITFAAAYFARETHRDEIGDAR from the coding sequence GTGACTATTACCGACCCGCGTTCAGCGCCCCCCGCCAAGCCGAGTGCGCGCACCGTCGCGCTGGGTAGTGCGGTCGGCACGACGATCGAGTGGTACGACTTCTACCTGTACGCCACGGCCGCGGCCCTGGTCTTCAAACCGTTGTTCTTCCCGAACATCTCGTCGACGGCGGGCACGCTGGCCTCGTTCGCGACCTACGCCGCGGGGTTCGGTGCCCGGCCCTTGGGCGCCCTGATATCTGGTCACTACGGAGATCGGCTGGGGCGCAAGGTGGTTCTGGTCGCCGCGCTCGTGGGGATGGGGCTGAGCACCTTCGCGATCGGACTCCTGCCGACCTACGCCCAGATCGGGCTGCTCGCGCCCGTGCTGCTGGTCGGCCTGAGGCTGCTGCAAGGCCTGGCGGTGGGCGCCGAATGGGGCGGTGCGGCACTACTTTCGGTGGAGCATGCACCGCCAGGTCGCCGCGGCCTGTTCGGCAGTTTCACCCAATTGGGTTCCCCGGCCGGCATGTTGCTCTCGACGGCGATCTTCTACGTGACGAGAACCGTCGCAGGCCCCGAAGCCTTCCTCGCCTACGGTTGGCGAATCCCGTTCCTGCTCAGTGCCGTCCTGGTCGTGATCGGTCTGGTGATCCGGCTGCGGCTCACCGACGCCGAGGTTTTCACCGAGGTCCGAGACCGCGGTGAGGTGGCGCGGCTGCCTGTGCTGGAGGTGCTGCGCACCCAACCCCGCAATGTGTTGATCACCACCGGGCTGCGGTTCTCGCAGATCGCCCTGTTTGTCCTGCTGACCACGTATTCCTTGACCTACCTGCAGGATTCGTCGTCCGCGGGCAGTCAGGTCGGCTTGACGGCAGTCTTGATCGCGTCGGCCATCGGCCTGGTCAGTACGCCGGCATGGGCAATGCTGTCCGACCGGATCGGCCGGCGGCCTCCGTATCTGTTCGGTGCGGTGGCCGGTGTGGTGGCCCTCATCCTGTTCTTCGTCGCGGCGGGAACCGGGTCCCACATCGCGATCATGTTGTCGATCGTGTTCGGTGTCAACATCGCTCACGACGCCATGTACGGGCCGCAGGCCGCCTGGTTCGGGGAATTGTTCGACACCCGGGTGCGCTACAGCGGTGCCTCGTTGGGGTATCAGATCGGTGCCGTGCTCTCGGGCGGTTTCGCACCGCTGATCGCGGCGGCGCTGC
- a CDS encoding TetR/AcrR family transcriptional regulator, with translation MKAEPSSVGKSAGAGRPRDPRIDAAILQATADLLVEIGYANLTMAAVAERAQTTKTALYRRWSSKAELVHEAVFPAAATALTAPAGDIAADIRAMIGAARDVFTSPVMRAALPGLVADVVADTDLNARVMQRFAGTFVTVRARIVDGIVRGEVQPDVDPDRLVELIGGSTMLRMLLWPERELDDEWVAQTAAILVHGATVGK, from the coding sequence ATGAAAGCAGAGCCATCATCAGTTGGCAAGAGTGCCGGAGCGGGACGCCCCCGCGACCCGCGCATTGACGCTGCCATATTGCAGGCGACCGCGGACCTGCTTGTCGAAATCGGCTACGCGAACCTGACCATGGCGGCGGTCGCCGAGCGGGCACAGACCACGAAAACCGCGCTGTACCGCCGGTGGTCGAGCAAAGCGGAGTTGGTGCACGAGGCAGTGTTCCCCGCTGCCGCGACCGCGTTGACGGCGCCGGCGGGCGACATCGCCGCAGACATCCGGGCGATGATCGGTGCCGCCCGCGATGTGTTCACCAGTCCGGTGATGCGTGCGGCGCTGCCCGGACTGGTCGCCGACGTCGTCGCCGACACCGACCTGAACGCCCGGGTGATGCAGCGGTTCGCCGGGACTTTCGTCACCGTGCGCGCCCGGATCGTCGACGGCATCGTGCGGGGTGAGGTCCAACCGGATGTCGACCCGGACCGCCTGGTGGAGCTCATCGGCGGGTCGACCATGCTGCGGATGCTGTTGTGGCCCGAACGCGAACTCGACGACGAGTGGGTGGCGCAGACGGCGGCGATCCTGGTGCACGGGGCTACCGTCGGAAAGTAA
- a CDS encoding phosphotransferase family protein, producing MANEAVDAPVENVDHLQRSSRDVTTLPTVLSKWLSTVMPGGIAPEITVESGVDSNGMSSETIMLTGRWDENGEPKEQKWVARVAPTADDVPVFSSYRLDHQFEVMRQVGELTDVPVPNVRWMDTTGEVLGTPFFLMDRVDGQVPPDVMPYTFGGNWFADAPLERQRELQDSTVEVLAKLHAIPDAAERFGYLSEIDPPGDTPLHRHFGWLKGWYEYAVPDIGRSPLVERALQWLEDNFPEDVAATDSVLIWGDSRIGNVLYDNFRPAAVLDWEMATIGPRELDVSWIIFAHMVFQELAGMAGLPGLPDVMREEDVRATYRELTGAELGDLRWFYIYSGVIWCCVFMRTGARRVHFGETEKPDDVETMFYHAPLLRRLIEES from the coding sequence ATGGCAAACGAGGCCGTGGACGCTCCTGTGGAGAACGTCGACCACCTGCAACGCTCCAGCCGTGACGTCACCACCCTGCCAACGGTGCTGTCCAAATGGCTGTCCACCGTGATGCCGGGCGGCATCGCCCCTGAGATCACCGTGGAGAGCGGAGTCGACTCCAACGGCATGTCCTCGGAGACGATCATGCTGACCGGGCGCTGGGACGAGAACGGCGAGCCGAAGGAGCAGAAGTGGGTGGCCCGCGTCGCCCCCACCGCCGACGACGTCCCGGTGTTCTCGTCGTACCGGCTTGATCACCAGTTCGAGGTCATGCGTCAGGTCGGCGAACTCACCGATGTGCCGGTCCCCAACGTGCGCTGGATGGACACCACCGGCGAGGTGCTGGGCACTCCGTTCTTCCTGATGGACCGGGTCGACGGCCAGGTGCCGCCCGACGTCATGCCCTACACCTTCGGCGGCAACTGGTTCGCCGATGCCCCACTCGAACGCCAGCGCGAACTGCAGGACAGCACGGTCGAGGTGCTCGCGAAACTGCACGCGATCCCGGACGCCGCAGAACGGTTCGGGTACCTGTCCGAGATCGATCCACCCGGCGACACCCCGCTGCACCGGCACTTCGGCTGGCTCAAGGGCTGGTACGAGTACGCGGTACCCGATATCGGCCGTTCCCCGTTGGTCGAGCGGGCGCTGCAGTGGCTTGAGGACAACTTCCCCGAGGACGTGGCGGCGACGGACTCCGTGCTGATCTGGGGCGACTCCCGCATCGGCAACGTGCTCTACGACAACTTCCGGCCGGCTGCAGTGCTGGACTGGGAGATGGCCACCATCGGCCCTCGCGAACTCGATGTCTCCTGGATCATCTTTGCGCACATGGTGTTTCAGGAGCTGGCGGGCATGGCGGGGCTGCCGGGCCTGCCCGACGTGATGCGCGAGGAGGATGTCCGCGCCACCTACCGCGAGTTGACCGGGGCAGAACTCGGCGACCTGCGCTGGTTCTACATCTACTCGGGCGTCATCTGGTGTTGCGTGTTCATGCGCACCGGCGCCCGGCGGGTGCACTTCGGTGAGACCGAGAAGCCCGACGACGTCGAAACGATGTTCTACCACGCGCCGTTGTTGCGGCGTCTGATCGAGGAGTCCTAA
- a CDS encoding DUF4345 domain-containing protein: MVIAVIVVAGVFFLGMGVYALAAPKAILRPFDYDLRTAAARAEVRGVYGGFGLAIAAVLAYAAVAPGEVRTGVLITVGAALAGMAVGRAVSAVFDERTAFYPNWFYCLVEAIGAAALFWAA; encoded by the coding sequence GTGGTCATCGCAGTGATCGTCGTGGCCGGGGTGTTCTTCCTCGGCATGGGTGTGTACGCGCTGGCAGCTCCGAAGGCGATTCTGCGTCCCTTCGACTACGACCTGAGGACTGCCGCGGCCCGCGCGGAAGTCCGTGGCGTGTACGGCGGCTTCGGTCTTGCCATCGCCGCGGTGCTGGCATACGCGGCTGTGGCGCCGGGGGAGGTGCGCACCGGGGTACTGATCACCGTCGGTGCCGCACTGGCCGGAATGGCAGTCGGCCGTGCCGTCTCGGCGGTGTTCGACGAACGGACGGCCTTCTACCCCAACTGGTTCTACTGCCTCGTAGAGGCGATCGGCGCGGCGGCGCTGTTCTGGGCTGCCTGA
- a CDS encoding helix-turn-helix domain-containing protein has product MQTEPVPALPQTCCPTVWLWPGQALYSGPGLGLQPHSGSVWCLAVGVDGPLTVTVQGTAIVARSVLIPPRLTHHLSMQGGLVSCYLDPSSQRSASCREQFGFRGGIGVGHAAEAVLTARPGDDDAARRWLDLAAPDTPHRIDPRIELVAKQIREDPAAAVSAREFAAAAGLSESRFLHLFRREAGTSLRRYRMWSRLVSAGAAVAAGQNLTTAAADSGFASPSHLADTFKTTFGLSATQLLTTGLRIRTP; this is encoded by the coding sequence ATGCAGACTGAACCCGTGCCTGCGCTTCCACAAACCTGCTGCCCCACGGTGTGGCTGTGGCCGGGGCAGGCGCTCTATTCCGGGCCCGGTCTCGGTCTGCAGCCGCATTCCGGATCCGTGTGGTGCTTGGCCGTCGGGGTCGACGGACCGCTGACGGTGACGGTGCAGGGCACCGCGATCGTCGCACGCAGTGTGTTGATTCCACCGCGGCTCACCCATCACCTGTCGATGCAGGGTGGGTTGGTGTCGTGCTATCTCGATCCCAGTTCGCAGCGCAGCGCGTCGTGCCGTGAGCAGTTCGGCTTCCGCGGCGGCATCGGCGTCGGTCACGCCGCCGAGGCCGTCCTGACGGCGAGGCCGGGCGACGACGATGCCGCCCGGCGCTGGCTGGACCTGGCCGCACCGGATACACCTCATCGGATCGATCCCCGGATCGAGCTGGTGGCCAAGCAGATTCGCGAAGATCCGGCGGCAGCGGTGTCGGCGCGTGAGTTCGCGGCCGCCGCGGGGTTGTCCGAATCGCGATTCCTGCATCTGTTCCGGCGTGAGGCCGGCACCAGCCTCCGCCGCTACCGGATGTGGAGCCGGCTCGTGTCAGCGGGCGCCGCCGTGGCAGCAGGGCAGAATCTGACCACAGCGGCGGCCGATTCCGGATTCGCCAGCCCGTCGCACCTGGCCGACACCTTCAAGACCACGTTCGGGCTGTCGGCGACGCAGCTGCTGACGACGGGCCTGCGCATCCGAACCCCCTGA
- a CDS encoding flavin-containing monooxygenase gives MDGARRAADPDYSDVLIIGAGISGLGAAYRVHEKSPGLTYTVLERRERIGGTWDLFRYPGIRSDSDIFTLSFPYQPWTKPENVADGDDIRDYLTETARAHGIDRHIRFNTHVLSADWDSDTDTWTVQAEQDGQAVTYRARFLFFGTGYYNYDEPYTPEFPGMENFGGDVVHPQFWPESLDYSGKRVVVIGSGATAVSLVPALAQQAGHVTMLQRSPTYMVAADRVVPSVQTIRKILPRKLSHQVVRFRNAMIHVLSYFFFRKAPGLGRSYLRKQIVAALPEGYPVDVHFKPRYNPWDQRLCLVLDGDLFAHISDGRVEVVTDHIDHIDAAGIVLKSGARVDADVIVTATGLQLQALGGIRLTVDGQEVKPTERFVYKEFLLEDVPNLAWCIGYTNASWTLRADMTARAFANLLAYMGLHGYTHAYPHKGAAPMPEKRTWDLEAGYIQRSEHALPRSGTKRPWHVRHNYVLDAIDHRFDRIDESMVFGRAPVAVA, from the coding sequence ATGGACGGTGCACGTCGCGCTGCGGATCCGGACTACTCGGATGTGCTCATCATCGGGGCGGGGATATCAGGGTTGGGCGCGGCCTACCGCGTCCATGAGAAGAGCCCCGGGCTGACCTACACCGTGCTGGAACGCCGGGAGCGGATCGGTGGCACCTGGGACCTGTTCCGCTACCCGGGGATCCGCTCCGACAGTGACATCTTCACGCTGAGCTTCCCGTACCAGCCATGGACCAAGCCGGAGAACGTGGCCGACGGTGACGACATCCGCGACTATCTGACCGAGACTGCCCGGGCGCACGGCATCGATCGCCACATCCGGTTCAACACCCATGTGCTGTCGGCGGATTGGGATTCGGACACCGACACCTGGACCGTTCAGGCCGAACAGGACGGTCAGGCCGTCACGTACCGGGCCCGGTTCCTGTTCTTCGGCACCGGTTACTACAACTACGACGAGCCCTACACACCGGAATTCCCCGGGATGGAGAACTTCGGCGGCGACGTGGTGCACCCGCAGTTCTGGCCCGAATCGCTGGACTACTCCGGCAAGCGAGTCGTGGTGATCGGCAGCGGGGCCACCGCGGTCAGTTTGGTGCCCGCGCTGGCGCAACAGGCCGGCCACGTGACGATGCTGCAGCGGTCACCGACCTACATGGTGGCGGCGGACCGCGTTGTTCCGTCGGTGCAGACCATCCGGAAAATTCTGCCGCGCAAGCTATCCCATCAAGTTGTGCGGTTCCGCAACGCGATGATCCACGTGCTGAGCTATTTCTTCTTCCGCAAGGCCCCCGGTCTCGGTCGCAGTTACCTGCGCAAGCAGATCGTGGCGGCATTGCCGGAGGGCTATCCCGTCGACGTGCATTTCAAGCCGCGCTACAACCCGTGGGATCAGCGGTTGTGCCTTGTGCTCGACGGTGATCTGTTCGCGCACATCAGTGACGGCCGGGTCGAGGTCGTCACCGATCACATCGATCACATCGACGCCGCGGGCATCGTGCTGAAATCCGGTGCGCGGGTGGACGCGGACGTGATCGTCACCGCGACCGGCCTGCAACTGCAGGCGCTCGGCGGCATCAGGCTGACGGTGGACGGGCAGGAGGTCAAGCCGACCGAGCGGTTCGTCTACAAGGAGTTCCTGCTCGAGGACGTTCCGAACCTGGCCTGGTGCATCGGCTACACCAACGCATCGTGGACGCTGCGGGCCGACATGACCGCCCGGGCCTTCGCGAACCTGTTGGCGTACATGGGTCTTCACGGCTACACCCATGCCTATCCGCACAAGGGCGCGGCGCCCATGCCGGAGAAGCGCACGTGGGATCTGGAGGCCGGTTACATCCAGCGTTCCGAGCACGCGTTGCCGCGTTCGGGCACCAAACGGCCCTGGCACGTGCGGCACAACTATGTGCTCGACGCGATCGACCACCGCTTCGACCGGATCGACGAGTCGATGGTCTTCGGCCGCGCACCCGTCGCCGTGGCCTGA
- a CDS encoding TIGR03617 family F420-dependent LLM class oxidoreductase: MTALFGPQDAIGRAAALREAGATGVFTFEGPHDVFTPLTLASTVGDLDLMTNVAIAFPRNPIHLAHQAIDHQILSGGRFTLGLGTQIRTQIEKRFGAEFDRPVARMSEFVAALRAIFAAWDTGERLDFRGEYYRHTLMTPTFTPRDNPYGPPPIYVGALGPRLTRATAQFADGLLVMPFGSKRFLQEATLPAVRDGLAAAGRDQRELAIVPEIIVSAGDDHDAARRLLAFYGSTPAYRPVLEVHGWGDLQPELNALSKQGRWQEMGSLIDDEVLHTIAACGSPADIAAHIRDRVGGVSDRICLYQPGPIAVDSLAQIVDALRD, encoded by the coding sequence ATGACAGCGTTGTTCGGGCCGCAAGACGCGATCGGCCGTGCCGCAGCCCTACGTGAGGCCGGTGCCACCGGGGTGTTCACGTTCGAGGGGCCACACGATGTGTTCACCCCGCTGACGCTGGCCAGCACCGTCGGGGATCTCGACCTGATGACCAATGTGGCAATTGCGTTCCCCCGCAATCCGATTCACCTGGCACACCAGGCCATCGACCACCAGATCCTGTCTGGTGGGCGGTTCACCCTCGGGCTCGGCACCCAGATCCGCACCCAGATCGAGAAGCGGTTCGGTGCGGAGTTCGACCGGCCGGTGGCCCGGATGTCCGAGTTCGTCGCGGCATTGCGGGCGATCTTCGCGGCCTGGGACACCGGCGAGCGGCTCGACTTCCGCGGCGAGTACTACCGGCACACCCTGATGACTCCGACGTTCACTCCCCGGGACAATCCGTACGGTCCGCCGCCGATCTATGTCGGCGCTCTGGGGCCGAGGCTGACCCGGGCCACCGCGCAGTTCGCCGACGGCCTGCTGGTGATGCCGTTCGGGTCCAAGCGGTTCCTGCAGGAGGCGACGTTGCCCGCGGTGCGTGACGGGCTCGCCGCCGCCGGCCGTGACCAGCGCGAGCTGGCAATCGTCCCGGAGATCATCGTGTCGGCCGGCGACGACCACGACGCGGCGCGACGGCTGCTGGCGTTCTACGGCTCGACCCCGGCCTATCGCCCTGTGCTGGAGGTGCACGGCTGGGGCGATTTGCAGCCCGAGCTCAACGCACTGTCCAAGCAGGGCCGGTGGCAGGAGATGGGTTCGCTCATCGACGACGAGGTGCTGCACACCATCGCGGCCTGCGGTAGTCCAGCCGACATCGCCGCCCACATCCGTGACCGCGTGGGCGGGGTGTCCGACCGGATCTGCCTGTACCAACCGGGTCCGATCGCGGTGGATTCACTTGCCCAGATCGTCGACGCACTGCGCGACTGA
- a CDS encoding flavin monoamine oxidase family protein, producing MSIPTSTDVVVVGAGFAGLSAARALVRLGHQVVVLEGRDRVGGRSSTTEIAGVPVDLGGTFVGPTQDAVLALADELGCATVPTYDRGKNLIRWHGRVRAYRSTIPRLSMMELFDVSRIQWRFERLCRLIRVNEPWKSPNAQKLDELTLEEWLRSAGANASTRNLMAIMSRVTWGAEPDEVSMLHAARYVKAAGGLDRMLDVRGGAQQDRFPGGTQQIACKIAEELGDRVVLSSPVGRIERRPDGTVAVSCAAGEVRARAVIVAIPPQHRTGIEFSPPLPEPYADLAANWPQGNLSKAYAAYDRPFWRANGCSGEALSDEGPVFITFDVSPGDGGPGILLGFTDARTFDRLSPDQRREQALSGFATLFGDAALQPTDYVDHCWSTEQFAPGGPTAAVPPGSWTQYGRWLREPVDAIHWAGTETADVWTGFLDGAVRSGQRAADEVAGLLAG from the coding sequence GTGAGCATCCCAACCAGCACCGACGTCGTCGTTGTCGGCGCCGGCTTCGCCGGCCTGTCCGCCGCCCGCGCCCTGGTCCGGCTCGGGCACCAGGTGGTGGTGTTGGAAGGCCGTGACCGCGTGGGCGGACGCTCGTCGACCACCGAGATCGCCGGGGTGCCGGTCGACCTGGGCGGCACATTCGTCGGCCCCACTCAGGACGCGGTGCTGGCGCTGGCCGACGAGCTCGGGTGCGCCACGGTGCCCACCTACGACCGCGGCAAGAACCTGATCCGGTGGCACGGGAGGGTGCGGGCCTACCGCAGCACCATCCCTCGCCTGTCGATGATGGAACTCTTCGACGTCTCCCGCATCCAGTGGCGCTTCGAACGGCTCTGCCGGCTGATCCGGGTCAATGAGCCGTGGAAGAGCCCGAACGCGCAGAAACTCGACGAGCTCACACTGGAGGAGTGGCTGCGCTCGGCGGGAGCCAACGCATCGACGCGCAACCTCATGGCGATCATGTCCCGGGTCACCTGGGGCGCCGAACCCGACGAGGTGTCGATGCTGCACGCCGCCCGCTACGTCAAGGCCGCGGGCGGGCTGGACCGCATGCTCGACGTCCGCGGCGGCGCCCAGCAGGACCGGTTTCCGGGCGGTACCCAGCAGATCGCGTGCAAGATCGCCGAGGAACTCGGAGATCGGGTGGTGCTGAGCTCCCCGGTGGGCCGCATCGAACGCCGGCCCGACGGCACCGTGGCGGTGAGCTGCGCGGCCGGCGAGGTGCGGGCACGCGCGGTGATCGTGGCGATCCCGCCCCAGCACCGGACCGGGATCGAGTTCAGCCCGCCGCTGCCCGAGCCCTACGCCGACCTGGCGGCGAACTGGCCGCAAGGCAACCTCAGCAAGGCCTACGCCGCCTATGACCGACCGTTCTGGCGTGCCAACGGCTGCTCGGGCGAGGCATTGTCCGATGAGGGGCCGGTGTTCATCACCTTCGATGTCAGCCCGGGCGACGGTGGCCCCGGCATCCTGCTGGGGTTCACCGATGCCCGCACGTTCGACCGGTTGTCGCCGGATCAACGACGCGAGCAGGCCCTGTCCGGGTTCGCGACCCTGTTCGGCGATGCGGCGCTACAGCCGACCGATTACGTCGACCACTGTTGGAGCACAGAACAATTCGCACCCGGTGGGCCGACTGCGGCGGTGCCGCCGGGCTCGTGGACGCAGTACGGCCGGTGGCTGCGCGAACCGGTGGACGCCATTCACTGGGCCGGCACCGAAACCGCAGATGTGTGGACCGGTTTCCTCGACGGGGCGGTGCGGTCGGGACAGCGAGCCGCAGACGAGGTGGCCGGGCTGCTGGCCGGCTGA
- a CDS encoding alpha/beta fold hydrolase codes for MTLPQLPPGRNVEVRAIDGVRLHAEVFGPQDGYPIVLAHGITCAIGVWAHQIADLATDYRVIAYDHRGHGRSETPHGRRRYSLNHLAADLDAVLDATLKPGERAIIAGHSMGGIAITSWSQRYPTRVAARADAVALINTTTGDLLRHVQLAPVPAPLSAARIRAAGTFLKTFGATPVPRLADGPNKRFVAYLAVGRDAEPWVAEFVHQLFAATPPASRGGWARALVDSLGPTHISLRNLVVPTLVIGSTKDRLLPIVASRRIATDAPNLASFVELSGGHCAILERPGEVSAHLRRLTESVAPQRRIG; via the coding sequence ATGACCCTTCCTCAGCTACCACCGGGACGCAACGTCGAGGTTCGCGCCATCGACGGAGTGCGGCTGCATGCCGAGGTGTTCGGGCCCCAGGATGGCTACCCGATCGTGCTGGCCCACGGCATCACCTGTGCCATCGGGGTCTGGGCCCACCAGATCGCCGATCTGGCCACCGACTACCGCGTCATCGCCTACGACCATCGCGGGCACGGCCGCAGCGAGACTCCGCACGGACGTCGCCGCTACAGCCTCAATCACCTCGCCGCCGACCTGGACGCGGTACTCGACGCCACGCTGAAGCCCGGTGAGCGGGCCATCATCGCGGGGCATTCGATGGGCGGCATCGCGATCACCTCATGGTCGCAGCGCTATCCGACCCGGGTGGCGGCCCGCGCCGACGCGGTCGCGCTGATCAACACCACCACCGGGGACCTGCTGCGCCATGTGCAACTGGCGCCCGTCCCCGCCCCGCTGTCGGCGGCGCGCATCCGCGCGGCCGGCACCTTCCTCAAGACCTTCGGTGCCACGCCGGTGCCCCGCCTCGCCGACGGGCCGAACAAGCGGTTTGTGGCCTATCTGGCCGTGGGCCGCGACGCCGAACCGTGGGTCGCCGAGTTCGTGCACCAACTTTTCGCCGCCACGCCACCGGCCAGTCGTGGCGGCTGGGCCCGCGCTCTCGTGGACAGTTTGGGGCCCACGCACATCTCGCTGCGTAACCTCGTCGTCCCGACGCTGGTGATCGGCAGCACCAAAGACCGGCTGCTGCCGATCGTCGCCTCACGCCGCATCGCCACCGACGCGCCGAACCTCGCCTCGTTCGTGGAGCTGTCGGGAGGTCACTGCGCGATCCTCGAGCGGCCGGGCGAGGTCAGCGCCCACCTGCGTCGTCTTACCGAATCCGTTGCGCCACAGCGCCGTATCGGCTGA
- a CDS encoding NAD(P)-dependent alcohol dehydrogenase: MLNARAAVVLDAGADPRLTDVQIREPLGDEVLVRIDAVGICHTDVSVAARFRKLPMVFGHEGAGTVVQVGQDARPRVGDQVVLTFASCGACRNCQADAPAYCERSTDLNMRGGRRDESSALYADGAPIGGGFFGQSSFCTYAIAGSRNAVVLPEPIDPALAAPLGCSVQTGVGAVLNVLAPRPADALVVFGAGAVGLSAVMGSRIAGCRTIIAVDPIAQRRTLASELGATATIDPTASDTAAVILELTGGAAAAVDTTARPDVLAAAVGVLRERGTLALLGLGALTADLPVAAIMGKGLTVRGVVEGDSEPQTFIPRLVDLHRCGELPLDKFVSRYPFDDFDRAWAAAKAADVVKPVLIAGAASS; this comes from the coding sequence ATGCTCAACGCCCGCGCCGCGGTGGTGCTCGACGCCGGAGCCGATCCACGGCTCACCGACGTTCAGATCCGGGAACCGCTCGGCGACGAAGTGCTGGTCCGCATCGACGCGGTGGGCATCTGCCACACCGACGTGAGTGTGGCCGCGCGCTTCCGCAAGCTGCCGATGGTGTTCGGCCACGAGGGCGCGGGCACCGTGGTGCAGGTCGGGCAGGATGCCAGGCCACGGGTCGGCGACCAGGTGGTTCTCACCTTCGCCAGCTGCGGCGCCTGCCGTAACTGCCAGGCTGATGCTCCGGCGTACTGCGAGCGGTCGACCGACCTCAACATGCGCGGTGGCCGCCGCGACGAGTCCAGCGCGCTGTACGCAGACGGTGCGCCCATCGGGGGCGGATTCTTCGGCCAGTCCAGCTTTTGCACCTATGCGATCGCGGGCAGCCGCAACGCGGTGGTCCTGCCCGAGCCGATCGACCCGGCGCTGGCGGCGCCGCTGGGTTGCAGCGTGCAGACCGGTGTCGGCGCCGTGCTCAATGTGCTCGCGCCGCGACCCGCGGACGCGCTCGTGGTGTTCGGCGCCGGCGCTGTCGGGCTTTCGGCGGTCATGGGCTCCCGCATCGCGGGGTGTCGGACCATCATCGCCGTCGACCCGATCGCGCAGCGGCGCACGCTGGCAAGCGAATTGGGCGCGACCGCGACGATCGACCCGACCGCATCCGACACCGCCGCGGTCATCCTCGAGCTGACCGGGGGAGCAGCCGCCGCGGTCGACACCACCGCGCGGCCCGATGTTCTCGCCGCGGCGGTGGGCGTGCTGCGTGAGCGCGGAACCCTGGCGCTGCTGGGCCTCGGTGCGCTGACCGCCGACCTGCCCGTCGCGGCCATCATGGGCAAGGGCCTGACCGTGCGCGGCGTGGTGGAGGGGGACAGTGAACCGCAGACCTTCATCCCGCGCCTCGTCGATCTGCACCGCTGTGGCGAACTTCCGCTCGACAAGTTCGTGAGCCGGTACCCGTTCGACGACTTCGACCGCGCCTGGGCTGCCGCTAAGGCCGCTGACGTGGTCAAACCCGTGCTGATCGCCGGCGCGGCAAGCTCATGA